In a single window of the Proteiniborus ethanoligenes genome:
- a CDS encoding ornithine aminomutase subunit alpha — MKRKDDFETRRQHLKDLTEEQLEARFWELAEKIVEPMVELAHNHTSPSTERSVLLRMGFSSLEAAAIVDGAITRGLLGKGAGHLVYRLSKDYNLSIRGAGLKLVQGQMWDEVMNIFAGGEK; from the coding sequence ATGAAAAGGAAAGATGATTTTGAAACTAGAAGACAGCATTTAAAGGATTTGACTGAAGAACAACTAGAAGCAAGGTTCTGGGAGTTAGCTGAAAAAATAGTTGAGCCAATGGTAGAGCTAGCACATAATCATACAAGTCCATCTACAGAAAGGTCAGTTTTGTTGAGAATGGGATTTTCAAGTCTTGAAGCAGCTGCTATTGTAGATGGGGCTATAACAAGAGGATTATTAGGAAAAGGTGCAGGACATTTAGTATATAGATTATCCAAGGACTATAATTTAAGTATAAGGGGAGCAGGATTAAAATTAGTCCAAGGACAAATGTGGGATGAGGTTATGAATATATTTGCAGGAGGTGAAAAATAA
- the oraE gene encoding D-ornithine 4,5-aminomutase subunit OraE, which yields MKLRPNEKLDVKNILENLQDYRPRRRGWHWREGVGEKRNIGKFTYYDSSQSLEQSQPLPSAHYFDNIDPQPDSVITTEIASGRFEDDIRRMRMAAWHGADHLMVIRTAGQSHFDGLIEGTPQGIGGIPITRKQVRAQRKALDLIEDEVGRPINYHSYVSGVAGPEIAVMFAEEGVNGAHQDPQYNVLYRNINMIRSFVDAAVAKKVMTWADMAQIDGAHNANATAREAWKVMPELMVQHAINSMYSVKIGMKKENICLSTVPPTAPPAPCMRIDLPYAVALRELFKDYRMRAQQNTKYMGSSTREATVTHTLNLLISKLTRADIQSTITPDEGRNVPWHIYNIEGTNTAKQALIGMDGLTEMVEIKRDKGELANKVRELKERAILFMEEMLQVGGYFKAVEEGFFVDSGYYPERNGDGIVRKIDGGIGVGTVYERENDYMAPVTAHFGYNNIQQYDENAIDNPSILIQGCTFEAPEKIVYIDELDETDNVNVRLEETKELRETTQIKPEMEWQGDGIVQITLFIPTEERTAEFAAIEIGKKLGLEDVEVIHKEIMQAAEGTRIELKGRVPFTIDTSTLIIPPKPEIMSEDEIRKEINNHPMKIVAGTVGEDEHSVGLREIIDIKHGGIEGYGIECYYLGTSVPVEKLVDAAIELNADAILASTIISHDDIHYKSMKRLHQLCIEKGVRDRIIIACGGTQVSNELAVEQGVDAGFGRGTKGIHVATFLVKRRRELLNEN from the coding sequence ATGAAGCTAAGACCTAATGAAAAGCTAGATGTTAAAAATATACTGGAAAATCTTCAGGATTATAGACCTAGAAGAAGAGGCTGGCACTGGAGAGAAGGAGTAGGAGAAAAAAGGAATATAGGGAAATTCACCTATTATGACAGTTCCCAATCCCTAGAGCAAAGCCAGCCACTTCCATCAGCTCACTATTTTGATAATATAGATCCTCAGCCAGACTCAGTAATAACTACTGAAATAGCATCAGGAAGATTTGAAGACGACATAAGAAGAATGAGAATGGCTGCTTGGCATGGAGCTGATCATTTAATGGTAATTAGAACTGCAGGTCAAAGCCATTTTGATGGCTTAATAGAGGGAACGCCTCAGGGTATTGGTGGCATTCCTATAACTAGAAAACAAGTTAGAGCACAAAGAAAGGCACTAGATTTAATAGAAGATGAAGTAGGCAGGCCCATTAATTATCATTCCTATGTAAGTGGAGTTGCAGGCCCAGAAATAGCTGTAATGTTTGCTGAAGAAGGAGTAAATGGTGCTCATCAAGACCCTCAATATAATGTTCTATACAGAAATATTAACATGATAAGATCCTTTGTAGATGCTGCAGTAGCAAAGAAGGTAATGACTTGGGCAGATATGGCTCAAATAGACGGAGCTCATAATGCAAATGCTACTGCTAGAGAAGCATGGAAGGTAATGCCTGAGCTTATGGTGCAGCATGCTATTAACTCTATGTATTCTGTAAAGATAGGAATGAAGAAAGAAAACATATGTCTTTCAACAGTACCTCCAACAGCACCACCAGCACCTTGTATGAGAATTGACTTACCTTATGCAGTTGCATTGAGGGAGCTGTTTAAGGATTATAGAATGAGAGCTCAACAAAATACAAAATATATGGGATCATCTACAAGAGAAGCTACTGTAACACATACCTTAAACCTGCTAATTTCTAAGCTTACTAGGGCAGATATACAATCTACCATAACTCCTGATGAGGGAAGAAATGTACCTTGGCATATATATAATATTGAAGGAACCAACACTGCAAAACAAGCACTAATAGGTATGGACGGACTTACAGAAATGGTGGAAATTAAAAGAGATAAAGGTGAGCTAGCAAACAAAGTAAGAGAATTAAAAGAAAGAGCAATATTATTTATGGAAGAAATGCTTCAAGTAGGGGGATATTTTAAGGCAGTAGAAGAAGGCTTTTTTGTGGATTCTGGATACTACCCTGAGAGAAATGGAGACGGTATAGTTAGAAAAATAGACGGAGGTATAGGCGTAGGAACTGTATATGAAAGAGAAAATGATTATATGGCTCCTGTAACTGCTCATTTTGGCTATAATAACATTCAACAATATGATGAAAATGCAATAGATAATCCATCTATTTTAATACAAGGATGTACATTTGAAGCTCCAGAAAAAATAGTGTATATTGATGAACTAGATGAAACAGATAATGTAAATGTGAGATTAGAAGAAACAAAAGAGCTAAGAGAAACAACTCAAATCAAACCTGAAATGGAATGGCAGGGTGACGGCATAGTTCAAATAACACTTTTCATTCCGACAGAGGAAAGAACTGCTGAATTTGCTGCAATAGAAATAGGTAAAAAGCTTGGACTAGAAGATGTAGAGGTAATACACAAGGAAATAATGCAAGCAGCAGAAGGTACTAGAATTGAACTAAAGGGTAGAGTACCATTTACAATTGATACTAGTACACTTATAATTCCACCAAAGCCAGAAATAATGTCAGAGGATGAAATAAGAAAAGAAATAAATAATCATCCAATGAAAATAGTAGCTGGTACAGTTGGGGAAGATGAGCACTCTGTGGGCTTGAGAGAAATAATAGATATTAAACATGGTGGTATTGAAGGCTATGGTATAGAATGCTATTATCTAGGCACTTCAGTGCCAGTAGAAAAGCTTGTAGATGCAGCTATAGAACTAAATGCAGATGCAATACTTGCCTCAACCATAATTAGCCATGACGATATTCATTACAAGAGCATGAAGCGTTTACATCAATTATGTATAGAAAAGGGAGTAAGAGATAGGATAATTATTGCCTGTGGTGGAACGCAGGTATCTAATGAGCTAGCAGTAGAGCAAGGAGTAGATGCAGGTTTTGGTAGGGGGACCAAAGGAATACATGTAGCTACTTTCCTTGTAAAGCGAAGAAGGGAATTGTTAAATGAAAATTAA
- a CDS encoding GlmL-related ornithine degradation protein, whose product MKINVLVAEIGSTTTVINAFNGVNEPCPTFIGQGQAPTTVLEGDVNIGLKAAIEDFKKSLNIDSLEYDDLMATSSAAGGLRMTVHGLVYDMTVRAAKEAALGAGANLHMITAGKLRRTDLLKIEDIKPNIILIAGGVDYGERDTAIHNAELISKLDFNIPVIYAGNVENGEEIREIFKETKAKLYITENVYPKIDELNIEPTRKIIQRVFEEHIIHGPGMAKIREMVRGPIIPTPGAVMLAAQLLKEEIGDILVLDVGGATTDVHSVTDGSEEVNRILISPEPVSKRTVEGDLGVYVNLGNIVERIGLDNLANRLSINIEELSLLVKNHKPIPDSNIEKRFVEELTLEAVIAAVKRHAGKYRHMYGPSGKKTIAEGKDLTNIRHIVGTGGALTRLPNSIDVMKKIALSNKGNELLPNKEAQILVDSNYIMASLGVLSKEYPEAAIKLLKQSLNI is encoded by the coding sequence ATGAAAATTAATGTTTTAGTAGCTGAAATAGGCAGCACTACAACAGTAATAAATGCCTTTAATGGAGTAAATGAACCTTGTCCTACTTTTATAGGGCAAGGTCAGGCTCCTACAACTGTTTTAGAGGGGGATGTAAATATAGGGCTTAAGGCAGCCATAGAAGATTTTAAAAAAAGCCTTAATATAGACAGCTTAGAATATGATGATTTAATGGCCACTAGCAGCGCTGCAGGAGGGCTGAGAATGACTGTCCATGGTCTTGTATATGATATGACAGTAAGAGCGGCAAAGGAAGCAGCCCTAGGCGCAGGTGCCAATCTTCATATGATTACAGCAGGAAAGCTGAGAAGAACGGATTTACTGAAAATAGAAGACATAAAGCCTAATATCATTCTAATTGCCGGCGGTGTAGATTATGGTGAACGGGACACTGCTATTCATAATGCTGAATTGATCAGTAAGCTAGATTTTAATATACCTGTTATATATGCTGGGAATGTAGAAAACGGAGAAGAAATCAGAGAAATATTTAAGGAGACTAAGGCTAAGCTATATATTACAGAAAATGTTTATCCTAAAATAGATGAATTAAATATAGAACCAACTAGGAAAATAATTCAACGGGTGTTTGAAGAACATATTATTCACGGGCCAGGCATGGCTAAAATAAGAGAAATGGTGAGAGGTCCCATTATTCCAACACCAGGGGCTGTAATGCTAGCTGCACAACTACTTAAAGAAGAAATAGGAGATATTCTTGTTTTGGATGTTGGTGGAGCTACAACTGATGTTCATTCTGTTACAGACGGTAGCGAAGAGGTAAACAGAATACTAATAAGCCCGGAACCAGTTTCAAAAAGAACAGTAGAAGGAGACTTAGGCGTATATGTGAACTTGGGAAATATAGTTGAGAGAATAGGCTTAGACAATCTAGCTAATAGACTAAGTATCAATATAGAAGAGTTAAGTTTATTAGTTAAAAATCACAAGCCTATTCCAGATTCTAATATAGAAAAGAGATTTGTTGAAGAGCTGACTCTTGAAGCCGTAATAGCAGCTGTAAAAAGACATGCTGGCAAATATAGACATATGTACGGACCTAGCGGTAAAAAAACAATAGCAGAAGGTAAGGACTTAACTAATATTAGGCATATAGTTGGTACTGGGGGGGCACTAACTAGATTGCCTAATAGTATAGATGTTATGAAGAAAATAGCTCTTTCAAATAAAGGTAATGAGCTGTTACCAAATAAAGAAGCACAGATATTAGTAGACAGCAATTATATAATGGCTTCTCTAGGAGTGTTATCTAAAGAATATCCAGAGGCTGCAATAAAGCTTTTGAAACAAAGTCTAAATATCTAA
- the orr gene encoding ornithine racemase Orr: MYPRVEISLGKIRHNAENIISLCNKEDINVAAVTKVFCGIPEIAKVLVESGATMIADSRIENIKDMKDIKVPKILLRLPMISQAEEVVEATDISLNSELATIRELSTKALEKGKVHKIILMVDLGDLREGIIEEAEVFETVEEILNLKGIELIGIGTNLTCYGGVIPNQENLSRLVHIKEALENKFSIKLDIISGGNSSSLYLLEGEGIPKGINYFRLGESIVLGRETAYGNRIKDTYDDCFKLIAEIIELKEKPSLPIGEIGMDAFGNVPVFEDRGIRRRAICAIGKQDVSIGDIVPEDDKIIILGGSSDHLIIDVTNSLNSYKVGDKVSFKLTYGGILSTSTSEYVKKVIVE; encoded by the coding sequence ATGTATCCAAGAGTAGAGATATCATTAGGTAAAATAAGACATAATGCGGAAAATATAATATCACTTTGCAACAAAGAAGACATCAATGTAGCTGCTGTGACAAAGGTATTTTGTGGTATACCTGAAATTGCGAAGGTCTTAGTAGAATCAGGAGCCACAATGATTGCAGATTCTAGAATAGAAAATATAAAAGATATGAAGGATATAAAGGTACCTAAGATATTGTTAAGACTTCCTATGATAAGTCAAGCAGAAGAGGTTGTTGAAGCTACCGATATATCATTGAATTCAGAACTAGCCACTATAAGAGAATTATCTACTAAAGCTCTTGAAAAAGGTAAGGTTCATAAAATTATATTAATGGTAGATTTAGGCGATTTAAGAGAAGGTATCATAGAAGAAGCAGAAGTATTTGAAACAGTAGAAGAAATACTAAATCTAAAAGGGATTGAATTAATAGGAATAGGCACTAATCTTACTTGCTATGGAGGAGTTATACCAAATCAGGAGAATCTAAGCAGATTGGTACACATAAAAGAAGCTTTAGAAAACAAATTTTCTATTAAGCTAGATATTATTTCTGGAGGCAATTCTAGTAGCTTATACCTTCTTGAGGGTGAAGGCATCCCCAAGGGAATTAATTATTTTAGACTAGGAGAATCCATAGTTCTAGGGAGAGAAACAGCATATGGTAATAGAATTAAGGATACCTATGATGATTGCTTTAAGCTAATAGCTGAAATCATAGAGCTAAAAGAAAAGCCTTCTTTGCCTATTGGCGAAATAGGTATGGATGCATTTGGTAATGTGCCTGTTTTTGAAGATAGGGGAATCAGAAGAAGAGCAATATGTGCCATAGGCAAACAGGATGTAAGTATAGGGGACATAGTTCCAGAGGACGATAAAATAATTATTCTAGGTGGAAGCAGTGACCATCTAATAATAGATGTGACTAATAGCCTAAATAGCTATAAGGTAGGAGACAAAGTTAGCTTTAAACTAACCTATGGAGGCATACTAAGTACATCAACCTCTGAATATGTTAAAAAGGTAATTGTTGAATAA
- a CDS encoding DUF4870 domain-containing protein encodes MLTTEQKLLCALAHLGTFVGIPILAPIIALLVSGDNFVKMQAKEALGFQIMLIIASIISAILIFVIIGIPLLIMIGIATVVIPIIAFIKVVDGRDYSYPISGPIVRKHFS; translated from the coding sequence ATGCTTACTACTGAACAAAAACTTTTATGTGCACTAGCACATCTTGGCACCTTTGTTGGAATACCTATATTAGCTCCTATAATAGCTCTTTTAGTTTCAGGAGATAATTTTGTTAAGATGCAGGCAAAAGAAGCATTAGGCTTTCAAATAATGCTAATTATAGCTAGTATCATATCAGCAATACTAATTTTTGTGATTATCGGAATACCACTTTTAATAATGATTGGAATAGCAACTGTAGTTATACCTATTATTGCATTCATAAAAGTGGTAGATGGAAGGGATTATTCTTATCCTATTTCAGGACCTATTGTAAGAAAACATTTTAGTTAA
- a CDS encoding replication-associated recombination protein A, with the protein MKPLADLVRPAKIDDVIGQDHILGKERLLRKLIESKHIPNMIFYGPPGTGKTTVANIIANETDKRIYKLNATEASTKDIKDIINDLDSLFAHKGVLLYLDEIQNFNKKQQQSLLKYIESGEITLISSTTENPYFTIFNAIISRSTIFEFKKLNEEDILDGIKRALKIAEEQIFNVHINYDEEALLYIAQVSGGDLRRAITNLELALYSSSSILGSDNFKIDISIAKECTQTSGFAYDKFGDNHYDILSAFQKSIRGSDPDASIHYLAKLIKAGDLLSICRRLLVIASEDIGLAYPNAISIVNSCVDAALKLGFPEARIPLAQAVILLATSPKSNSAISAIDSALKDLDSKNIGDIPFYLKDGHYKNSSNLGRGIGYKYPHNYPNNYVKQDYLPENLKDTVYYKSSSNKVETKIKEYLEKLKSGD; encoded by the coding sequence GTGAAACCCCTTGCTGATTTAGTAAGACCAGCAAAAATAGATGATGTAATAGGTCAAGATCATATTTTAGGAAAAGAAAGATTGTTAAGAAAATTAATAGAGTCGAAGCATATACCAAATATGATTTTTTATGGTCCACCAGGTACTGGTAAAACAACTGTCGCTAATATAATTGCAAATGAAACAGATAAAAGAATATATAAGCTTAATGCTACAGAGGCTTCTACCAAGGATATTAAGGATATCATTAACGATTTGGATAGCCTTTTTGCCCATAAAGGAGTGCTTCTATATCTTGATGAAATCCAAAACTTTAATAAAAAGCAACAGCAATCCTTGCTTAAATATATTGAAAGTGGAGAAATTACCCTTATTTCAAGCACAACAGAAAATCCTTACTTTACTATTTTCAATGCTATCATAAGCCGCTCTACAATCTTTGAGTTTAAGAAATTAAATGAAGAAGACATTTTAGATGGAATAAAAAGAGCTTTGAAAATAGCAGAAGAGCAAATATTTAATGTACATATTAATTATGATGAAGAAGCATTGCTTTACATTGCACAGGTTTCAGGTGGTGATCTTAGGAGGGCTATTACAAATTTAGAATTAGCTTTATACTCTAGCAGTTCTATTCTAGGTTCAGATAACTTTAAAATAGACATATCCATAGCTAAGGAGTGTACACAGACATCTGGTTTTGCTTATGATAAATTTGGTGATAATCACTATGACATTTTGAGTGCATTTCAAAAATCCATTAGAGGTAGTGACCCTGATGCTTCAATTCATTATTTAGCTAAGCTAATAAAAGCTGGTGACTTGTTGAGTATATGTAGAAGACTACTGGTTATTGCATCTGAGGATATTGGTTTAGCTTACCCAAATGCAATAAGTATAGTTAATAGTTGTGTAGATGCGGCTTTAAAGCTTGGTTTTCCAGAAGCAAGGATACCTTTAGCTCAAGCAGTTATTCTATTAGCCACCTCTCCTAAATCAAATTCGGCTATATCTGCAATAGATAGTGCGTTAAAAGATTTAGACAGTAAAAACATAGGAGATATACCTTTTTATCTAAAAGATGGACATTACAAGAATTCTAGTAACTTAGGAAGAGGAATTGGATACAAATATCCTCACAATTATCCAAACAATTATGTTAAACAAGACTATTTGCCTGAAAACTTAAAAGATACAGTCTATTATAAGTCTTCAAGTAACAAAGTAGAGACTAAAATAAAAGAATATCTTGAAAAACTAAAAAGTGGTGATTAG
- a CDS encoding DUF4368 domain-containing protein, with the protein MWNKIIVFKAEKANDKRQQKIRIYYNCIGAVDIPKRDEKRHRRESDYANFFRLLNPYGKGQMFHLLFFNMYAIIM; encoded by the coding sequence ATTTGGAACAAAATAATCGTCTTTAAAGCCGAGAAAGCAAATGACAAAAGACAGCAGAAAATTCGTATCTATTATAACTGTATTGGAGCAGTTGATATTCCAAAAAGGGATGAAAAACGGCATCGCCGTGAATCCGACTATGCCAATTTTTTTAGACTATTAAATCCCTATGGAAAGGGGCAAATGTTTCATTTATTATTTTTCAATATGTATGCTATAATTATGTAG
- a CDS encoding DUF4368 domain-containing protein, with product MSRDYEKEQKLLMGKVSSLKEKLSKAKEEALNTDRFLKLVKRYSEIKELDAEIIREFGTK from the coding sequence ATGTCTAGGGATTATGAAAAAGAGCAAAAGCTACTAATGGGCAAAGTATCTTCTCTAAAAGAAAAATTAAGCAAAGCCAAAGAAGAAGCATTAAATACTGATAGATTTTTGAAATTGGTAAAAAGGTATAGTGAAATAAAAGAGTTAGATGCTGAAATTATTAGAGAATTTGGAACAAAATAA